One window of the Chitinophaga niabensis genome contains the following:
- a CDS encoding RagB/SusD family nutrient uptake outer membrane protein, translating to MNKIIVNKRTLFLCAFAGVLFLSSCKKYLDMDHFFKDRLNTDTLFTNKDYSDQWLASTYSHLRNENADVASKGFTPFNFISDDMFFGDRDDKYRRYKNGEYDETWDQASWSSCYQGIRKASIFIHNIDKNREMTPEEILQKKAEARFLRAYYYWLLLRKYGPIPLVADEGIDYTTEYQNLAQARNSYDECVDFITKELAIAAKDLPLQHTNREAARPTRGAALAARAKVYLYGASPLFNGNTELADLVDNTGRKLITQTYDEVKWAKAAAAAKDVIDMNVYKLFTAPFNAQDQSATQPRTIIPPFNALYSEKAFPLGWKDIDPFQSYSQLFNGALAYTANPEIIFSRVTEQSTEGVAQMVLHQIPYSLKGWNTHGITQKQADIYYMNDGANVPLTPRVTGFTVNNTSHKPLPAKVSLQYANREPRFYASVAYNGSMWEGTSARKVEDRYKQVFYYRGYSDGKQPSSPAFHIRTGLGIKKYYNPFDSFMEGGFVVPKIEPAIRYAEVLLIYAEALNELNGSHNIPNYQGTGNITVARNAEEISKYLSQIRIRAGVPDFDAGTYASKENLRKALKRERQIELFAEGHRYYDLRRWKDAPVEESTQVMGCNMNMTEDQRDLFYIPVAIPSMPTIFVKKMYLWPISHSELRTNRKLTQNPGWTTFN from the coding sequence ATGAACAAAATTATAGTGAATAAACGGACCCTGTTCCTCTGTGCATTTGCAGGAGTCCTGTTCCTGAGCTCCTGTAAGAAGTACCTGGACATGGACCACTTTTTTAAAGACCGGCTGAACACAGATACGCTGTTTACGAATAAAGACTACTCAGACCAATGGCTGGCCAGCACCTACTCCCACCTGCGCAATGAAAATGCGGATGTTGCCAGTAAAGGATTTACACCCTTCAATTTCATATCCGATGATATGTTCTTTGGAGACAGGGATGATAAATACCGCAGGTACAAAAACGGGGAGTACGATGAAACATGGGACCAGGCATCCTGGTCATCCTGCTACCAGGGTATCCGCAAAGCTTCCATCTTCATACATAATATCGATAAGAACCGGGAGATGACACCGGAAGAGATCCTGCAAAAGAAAGCAGAGGCCCGTTTTCTGAGAGCTTACTATTACTGGCTGCTGTTAAGGAAATATGGTCCTATACCGCTTGTTGCAGATGAAGGGATCGATTACACCACAGAGTATCAGAATTTAGCACAAGCCAGGAACTCCTATGATGAATGCGTAGATTTCATTACAAAGGAACTGGCAATAGCCGCGAAAGACCTTCCGCTGCAACATACCAATAGAGAGGCTGCGCGGCCAACAAGAGGCGCAGCACTTGCTGCACGTGCAAAAGTATATCTCTATGGAGCAAGCCCGCTTTTTAATGGCAATACAGAACTGGCAGACCTGGTGGACAATACCGGCCGTAAGCTGATCACCCAAACATATGATGAAGTAAAATGGGCAAAAGCTGCTGCCGCCGCAAAAGATGTGATAGATATGAATGTTTACAAACTGTTCACTGCCCCTTTTAATGCCCAGGATCAGAGTGCCACACAACCCAGAACAATTATCCCGCCTTTTAATGCCCTTTATTCAGAAAAGGCTTTCCCTCTGGGATGGAAAGACATTGACCCTTTTCAGTCCTACAGCCAGCTTTTTAACGGTGCTTTAGCCTACACCGCCAATCCCGAGATCATCTTTTCCCGCGTTACGGAACAAAGCACTGAAGGAGTTGCTCAAATGGTGTTACATCAGATACCTTATTCATTGAAAGGATGGAATACGCATGGCATCACGCAGAAACAGGCAGATATCTATTACATGAATGACGGGGCCAATGTACCGCTCACCCCACGGGTAACAGGCTTCACTGTAAATAATACTTCCCATAAACCTTTACCGGCAAAAGTATCCCTGCAATACGCCAACAGAGAGCCCCGTTTTTATGCTTCTGTAGCCTATAACGGTAGTATGTGGGAAGGTACCAGCGCCAGAAAAGTGGAAGACAGGTATAAACAGGTTTTCTATTACAGGGGCTATTCAGATGGCAAACAACCCTCCTCTCCTGCCTTCCACATCAGAACGGGATTAGGGATCAAAAAATATTACAACCCGTTTGACTCATTTATGGAAGGTGGATTTGTAGTACCAAAAATTGAACCCGCCATCCGGTATGCAGAGGTGCTGTTGATCTATGCAGAAGCATTGAACGAATTAAACGGCTCACACAATATTCCTAACTACCAGGGCACAGGAAATATCACCGTTGCAAGAAATGCAGAGGAGATCAGCAAATACCTCAGCCAGATACGCATCAGGGCTGGCGTTCCGGATTTTGATGCTGGCACCTATGCTTCCAAAGAAAACCTGAGGAAGGCCCTGAAAAGAGAAAGGCAGATCGAACTATTTGCCGAAGGCCATCGCTACTATGATCTGAGACGCTGGAAAGATGCACCCGTAGAAGAATCCACACAAGTGATGGGATGTAATATGAATATGACGGAAGATCAGCGGGACCTGTTCTATATTCCGGTTGCCATCCCTTCCATGCCCACCATCTTTGTGAAAAAGATGTACCTGTGGCCGATCTCACATAGCGAGTTAAGAACGAATAGAAAACTGACACAAAACCCTGGATGGACAACATTCAACTAA
- a CDS encoding DUF4973 domain-containing protein — MKYLYLFLVIVLCACNKEWEEELFTKYVAFGKNGVVQVYVKYKEQGGNIPLKIPLVLSGSTDNNMDVNVTVALDKDTLENLNFDRFRLRQDLYFKEFPAEFYSFKTLTATIPKGSNTGHLTIDLKLDGIDLVNKYILPLEIVATSRYSPSVLKHYKKALISIIPFNNFSGRYSVAGAVWDRTRSENGQTALTTPYRNTWVVNENSVFFYAGVTEEEAIDRAGYKISARFNQDSTVTLTSGNPAINFAQQKGTYTISKRMDEVQPYLEKTYTTVYLEYHYDDITNPAFPLKYRFAGSMVLEKIKNIQIPEEEQQVQIPD; from the coding sequence ATGAAGTATTTATATTTATTCCTGGTGATCGTGCTCTGCGCGTGTAACAAAGAATGGGAAGAGGAACTTTTTACAAAGTATGTTGCATTTGGCAAAAATGGTGTTGTGCAAGTATATGTGAAATACAAGGAACAGGGAGGTAATATTCCGCTTAAGATCCCACTCGTATTAAGCGGCTCCACGGACAATAATATGGATGTAAATGTTACCGTTGCCCTGGATAAGGATACGTTGGAGAACCTGAACTTTGACAGGTTCCGCCTGCGGCAGGACCTGTATTTCAAAGAATTCCCCGCTGAGTTCTATAGCTTTAAAACGCTCACGGCTACTATTCCAAAGGGTTCAAACACCGGGCATCTTACAATCGACCTGAAACTGGATGGAATAGACCTTGTTAATAAATACATCTTACCCTTAGAGATCGTTGCCACTTCCAGGTATTCGCCTTCTGTACTGAAGCATTATAAAAAGGCACTGATCAGTATCATACCATTCAATAACTTCTCCGGAAGATACTCTGTTGCCGGCGCTGTTTGGGACAGAACAAGAAGTGAGAACGGTCAGACGGCGCTGACCACACCTTACAGGAATACATGGGTGGTAAATGAAAACTCCGTATTCTTTTATGCAGGTGTAACAGAAGAAGAAGCAATAGACAGGGCTGGTTATAAGATCAGTGCAAGATTCAATCAGGATAGCACGGTTACATTAACCTCCGGCAATCCGGCCATCAATTTCGCGCAGCAAAAAGGTACCTACACCATCAGCAAACGAATGGATGAGGTACAGCCATACCTGGAGAAAACATATACCACTGTATACCTGGAATATCATTATGATGATATCACCAATCCGGCATTTCCGTTAAAGTACAGGTTTGCAGGATCCATGGTGCTGGAAAAGATAAAGAATATTCAGATCCCTGAAGAAGAGCAGCAGGTACAGATCCCCGACTAG
- a CDS encoding glycoside hydrolase family 78 protein encodes MNSLSTKILLLALFLMPGLSGLAQKISVSDLTVEHLENPLSVDAAAPRLSWKITSPLKNTLQTAYEIRVGTDKNGLTAGKGIVWKGNGKTSQSVLIPYEGPALQSKTRYFWQVRVTDNQGNTSPWSSVQFWQTGLKPGDWTAQWIAVSEKDTLAKSPLFRKEFPVTKKIRSALAYITAKGLYEASINGQRMGDSYLTPGWTSYRNHLQYQVYDVTASLKNGTNAIGVTLGDGWYKGRIGFGDQRRFYGDTRALLMQLEIEYTDGTKESINTDQSWKTAYGPIQAADIYDGETYDAREEKAGWSTAGYNAAWANVRILEKGTEQLVGMSGPTVKKHETFKALKVFKTPKGEIVADFGQNLVGWAVLKAKGPAGTRISLSHAEVLDKEGNFYTVNLRSAKAQANYILKGNEEQTFEPHFTFFGFRYVKVEGYPGELKPEDLSAVALYSDMTTTGKFTTSNTLLNQLQHNIQWGQKGNFVDVPTDCPQRDERLGWTGDAQAFANTAAYNMNVAGFFTKWLKDVQADQQPNGLVPHVIPNVLGQKDGASAGWADVATIIPWDMYVAYGDKRLLEVQYESMKKWVGFISTAAKNNLWNTGFHFGDWLFYRPDDDNDGRAAVTDKYLIAQAFYAHSTQLLINAAQVLGKQEDVEKYTTLLKEIKKAFIREYMTETGRLVSSTQTAYVLALQFDMLPEALRASSAERLVNNIKSYGNHLTTGFLGTPYLCHVLTRFGYTNVAYDLLMQESYPSWLYPVKMGATTIWERWDGIKPDGSFQTPGMNSYNHYAYGAIGDWMYRHMAGINSDPSAPGYKRIYISPKPGGGITNVSGELNTPYGIVSSSWKIEDKVFKLDVQVPANTTAKVVLPFGGKETEVGSGSHHFECNVQ; translated from the coding sequence ATGAACAGCCTTTCCACGAAAATTCTACTTTTAGCATTATTCCTTATGCCGGGGCTTTCCGGCCTGGCCCAGAAGATCAGCGTCAGTGATCTTACTGTGGAACATCTTGAAAACCCCTTGTCCGTGGATGCAGCTGCGCCCAGGTTAAGCTGGAAGATAACATCACCGCTTAAGAATACCCTGCAAACTGCCTATGAGATCAGGGTAGGCACAGATAAAAATGGCCTGACCGCAGGAAAAGGGATTGTGTGGAAAGGTAACGGCAAAACAAGCCAATCAGTGCTTATTCCCTATGAAGGCCCTGCATTGCAATCTAAAACACGTTATTTCTGGCAGGTAAGGGTCACTGATAACCAGGGTAATACTTCTCCCTGGAGCAGTGTGCAATTCTGGCAAACCGGTCTGAAGCCGGGAGATTGGACGGCTCAGTGGATCGCGGTCAGTGAAAAGGATACTTTGGCAAAGAGCCCCTTGTTCAGAAAAGAGTTTCCCGTAACAAAGAAAATAAGATCAGCCCTCGCATATATTACCGCCAAAGGTTTGTACGAAGCCAGTATTAATGGCCAGCGCATGGGCGATAGTTACCTTACACCGGGCTGGACGAGTTATCGCAACCACCTTCAATACCAGGTGTACGATGTAACGGCATCCCTGAAGAATGGTACTAACGCTATAGGCGTAACGTTGGGAGACGGATGGTACAAAGGGAGGATCGGTTTTGGTGACCAACGCAGGTTTTACGGAGATACCAGGGCTTTGCTGATGCAACTGGAGATCGAATATACAGATGGAACAAAAGAATCCATCAACACGGATCAAAGCTGGAAAACTGCCTACGGGCCGATCCAGGCAGCAGATATTTACGATGGGGAAACCTACGATGCCAGAGAAGAAAAGGCCGGCTGGAGCACAGCAGGATATAATGCTGCATGGGCGAATGTGCGCATACTCGAAAAAGGCACTGAGCAATTAGTTGGCATGAGTGGCCCGACCGTTAAAAAACACGAAACGTTTAAAGCCTTAAAAGTATTTAAAACACCCAAGGGTGAAATTGTAGCAGACTTCGGGCAAAACCTCGTAGGATGGGCTGTACTCAAAGCAAAAGGCCCTGCCGGCACCCGGATCAGTCTGAGCCATGCGGAAGTGCTGGATAAAGAAGGTAATTTTTATACAGTAAACTTAAGATCTGCAAAAGCACAGGCTAATTATATCCTCAAAGGAAATGAAGAACAGACGTTCGAACCGCATTTTACATTTTTCGGTTTCAGGTATGTGAAAGTAGAAGGTTATCCCGGTGAACTGAAACCAGAGGACCTCTCAGCGGTAGCCCTTTATTCAGATATGACCACTACCGGAAAGTTCACTACATCCAACACCCTGCTCAACCAGTTGCAGCATAATATACAATGGGGGCAAAAAGGAAACTTTGTGGACGTGCCCACCGACTGTCCGCAACGTGATGAACGCCTTGGCTGGACGGGCGATGCGCAGGCTTTTGCAAACACTGCCGCATATAATATGAATGTAGCCGGTTTCTTTACCAAATGGTTGAAGGATGTACAGGCAGACCAGCAGCCCAATGGCCTGGTCCCACACGTGATCCCCAATGTACTCGGGCAAAAGGATGGCGCTTCTGCAGGATGGGCAGACGTGGCTACCATTATTCCCTGGGACATGTATGTAGCCTATGGTGATAAACGTTTGCTGGAAGTACAATATGAAAGCATGAAAAAATGGGTGGGCTTCATTAGTACTGCTGCAAAGAATAATCTCTGGAACACGGGCTTCCATTTTGGCGACTGGTTGTTCTACCGCCCTGATGATGATAATGATGGCAGAGCTGCAGTGACGGACAAGTATCTGATCGCGCAGGCTTTTTATGCACACTCCACGCAATTATTGATCAATGCCGCACAGGTATTGGGAAAACAGGAGGATGTTGAGAAATACACCACTTTACTCAAAGAGATCAAAAAGGCCTTTATAAGAGAATATATGACGGAGACGGGCCGCCTGGTATCCAGTACACAAACGGCGTATGTATTAGCCCTGCAGTTCGACATGTTGCCGGAAGCGTTGAGGGCTTCATCCGCAGAGCGGCTGGTTAATAATATCAAAAGTTACGGTAATCACCTGACCACCGGTTTCCTTGGAACGCCTTATTTATGCCATGTACTTACCCGTTTTGGTTATACGAATGTAGCCTACGATCTGCTGATGCAGGAAAGTTATCCTTCCTGGTTATATCCTGTGAAAATGGGTGCTACCACTATATGGGAACGTTGGGATGGGATCAAACCGGACGGGAGCTTCCAGACACCTGGTATGAACTCATATAACCACTACGCGTATGGTGCCATCGGCGACTGGATGTACCGTCATATGGCTGGGATCAATTCAGATCCTTCTGCTCCGGGGTATAAAAGGATCTATATCAGTCCCAAGCCGGGTGGTGGTATAACCAATGTTTCAGGCGAACTGAATACACCCTATGGTATAGTGAGTTCTTCCTGGAAGATAGAAGATAAAGTGTTTAAGCTGGATGTACAGGTGCCCGCAAATACCACTGCAAAGGTAGTATTGCCTTTCGGAGGAAAGGAAACAGAAGTGGGCTCGGGGAGCCATCATTTTGAATGTAATGTGCAGTAA
- a CDS encoding glycosyltransferase family 2 protein → MMTKLAIIIPCYNEAEVLPETSFCIGQLLVQLISRKMISVDSYVLFVDDGSKDRTWSMIEKLHQENAAFRGLKLSRNFGHQNALLAGLSHADDAHVLISVDADLQDDLSAIEKMLLAYERGFEVVYGVREDRSTDSWFKRATALGFYKLLSMMGTESVYNHADYRLLSQKAFAAFRDFKEVNLYLRGMIPMIGFKQTAVYYKRDIRKAGTSKYPLTKMLSFAWDGLTSLSSRPLRFVTVTGGVVFLLSIGMSIYALISYLSDATIHGWASTVLPMYFLGGIQLFCIGLIGEYVGKIYREVKQRPRFIIEEHLKGDTFEAVEHIASKISTLAG, encoded by the coding sequence ATGATGACGAAACTGGCTATTATTATTCCCTGTTATAACGAGGCAGAAGTACTGCCGGAAACGTCTTTTTGTATAGGCCAGCTCCTTGTTCAGCTGATCAGCAGGAAGATGATCTCAGTGGATAGCTATGTGTTATTTGTTGACGATGGGAGTAAGGACCGCACCTGGAGCATGATTGAAAAACTTCATCAGGAAAATGCCGCTTTCAGGGGTTTAAAGTTATCCCGCAATTTCGGGCATCAGAATGCCCTGCTGGCCGGATTATCACATGCAGACGATGCGCATGTGCTGATCTCTGTGGACGCAGATCTGCAGGATGACCTTTCTGCTATAGAAAAGATGCTGCTGGCATATGAGCGGGGATTTGAAGTGGTATATGGCGTAAGAGAAGACCGTAGCACGGATTCCTGGTTCAAACGGGCAACCGCATTGGGGTTTTATAAATTGCTCTCTATGATGGGCACAGAATCCGTTTACAATCATGCGGATTACCGCTTGCTGAGCCAAAAAGCCTTTGCGGCCTTCCGGGATTTTAAAGAAGTGAACCTGTATCTGCGGGGGATGATCCCTATGATCGGGTTTAAACAAACCGCGGTTTATTATAAAAGAGATATACGTAAAGCAGGCACCAGCAAATATCCCCTTACCAAAATGCTCTCTTTTGCCTGGGATGGATTAACGAGCCTAAGCAGCAGGCCATTACGGTTTGTTACGGTGACCGGAGGGGTGGTTTTCCTGCTGAGCATCGGCATGAGCATTTACGCACTGATCTCTTATCTCTCTGATGCAACCATCCATGGATGGGCATCTACCGTGCTGCCAATGTATTTTCTGGGTGGTATTCAATTGTTTTGCATTGGACTGATAGGGGAATATGTGGGGAAGATCTACCGCGAGGTGAAACAGCGGCCGCGCTTTATTATTGAGGAACATCTGAAAGGAGATACATTTGAGGCAGTTGAACATATCGCTTCAAAGATTTCCACCCTGGCAGGATAG
- a CDS encoding MutS-related protein translates to MSFIADKQTLDDLSLLGKYNAGSIFSLFNQVHTRGGEKLLDIMFQHPLTDPDKINSRSEAFRYFSDHAAIFPFDEQQLNSMEAYLEEGGSGNAPLVYWQVSRKKLMELLVKDDTYSLLVEGINTCIHVLKCCAGLLRQLEKEDRDSNSPWEKWVAAARSIIEDKRLTDYDIAERSVFQTARLHHLFTHVLQSRLKQMLELSYEIDVYITVADIARERGFSYALALPKGKNILVAEGVRHPKVEKAVPNSIAFNGDSNILFLTGANMAGKSTLMKATGIMLYLAHMGFPVAADDLQFSVLDGIYSSVNVPDDLNRGYSHFYAEVLRVKKVAEEVDSEKYLFVIFDELFKGTNVKDAYDATLAVTAAFTAFRECFFIISTHIFEVGEELKAEGDSIQFVFLPTVMEGTVPRYTYALQKGITEDRQGMIIIENEGILDML, encoded by the coding sequence ATGAGCTTTATTGCAGACAAACAAACGCTGGATGACCTTTCTCTGTTAGGGAAATACAATGCCGGTTCCATTTTCAGCCTCTTCAACCAGGTACATACCAGGGGAGGGGAAAAGCTGCTGGATATAATGTTTCAACATCCTCTCACAGATCCGGATAAGATCAACAGCAGGAGTGAAGCCTTTCGTTATTTCAGCGATCATGCTGCTATCTTTCCTTTTGATGAGCAGCAGCTGAACAGCATGGAGGCATACCTGGAAGAAGGAGGTAGCGGCAATGCACCATTGGTATACTGGCAGGTAAGCAGGAAAAAACTGATGGAACTGTTAGTGAAGGATGATACTTACAGCCTGCTGGTGGAAGGTATCAACACCTGCATCCATGTATTGAAATGTTGTGCCGGGCTTCTCAGACAATTAGAAAAAGAAGACCGGGATAGTAACAGTCCCTGGGAGAAATGGGTCGCAGCAGCGAGAAGTATTATAGAGGATAAACGGCTTACCGACTATGATATAGCAGAAAGGTCTGTCTTTCAAACAGCCAGGCTGCATCACCTGTTCACACATGTGTTGCAAAGCAGGTTAAAACAGATGCTGGAACTGAGCTATGAAATAGATGTATATATCACGGTAGCCGATATTGCCAGAGAGCGGGGTTTTTCATATGCCCTTGCTTTGCCGAAAGGAAAGAATATCCTGGTGGCAGAAGGGGTAAGACACCCCAAGGTTGAAAAAGCGGTTCCCAATTCAATTGCTTTCAATGGAGATAGTAACATACTGTTCCTTACAGGGGCTAATATGGCCGGCAAATCCACTTTGATGAAAGCTACAGGTATCATGCTGTACCTGGCGCATATGGGCTTCCCGGTGGCTGCGGATGATCTGCAGTTCTCTGTGCTGGATGGTATTTATTCTTCCGTAAACGTACCGGATGATCTGAACAGGGGATACAGTCACTTTTATGCAGAGGTATTAAGAGTGAAAAAAGTAGCGGAGGAAGTAGATTCGGAGAAATACCTGTTTGTGATCTTCGATGAGCTTTTTAAAGGTACCAATGTAAAAGATGCCTATGATGCAACGCTTGCCGTCACTGCTGCGTTCACTGCCTTCAGAGAGTGTTTCTTTATAATTTCCACGCATATTTTTGAAGTAGGGGAGGAATTGAAGGCAGAAGGGGATAGTATCCAGTTTGTGTTCCTGCCTACCGTGATGGAGGGGACTGTGCCCAGGTATACTTATGCCCTGCAGAAGGGCATTACGGAAGACCGGCAGGGGATGATCATTATTGAAAATGAAGGAATCCTGGATATGCTTTAA
- a CDS encoding MutS-related protein, whose amino-acid sequence MTDKQTLNDLNIFGKGGGDTVYAIFNRTFTRGGSELLEEMFRSPLSDENAINARSAIIRSFSEREVNFPYESEWFDAAEQYLENTDERTRLTETDNTLSRKFNHLIAADTEYKAIEKSVLSLISILQATRAFATTIRQLADIDALLQIEELQPLLQESTKQKFSFARIAEYDKVLRFRQRENIKKLLGHIYLADVYLSVARTARERKFAFPVALKKELQTVVLEDFYHPSLTKPVVNSLSVSPQSNIIFLTGANMAGKSTFMKALGITMYLAQMGFPVPAAKMEFSVRDGIYTTINLPDNLSIGASHFYAEVLRIKTIARELSRDKYLFVIFDELFRGTNVKDAYEATIAITSAIARRQNCMFIVSTHIIEAGDVLKEKCDNINFVYLPTLMDGNKPVYTHKLAAGITSDRHGMVIIKNEGILDILTRRKSIKKTT is encoded by the coding sequence ATGACTGATAAACAAACGCTGAACGATCTGAATATTTTCGGCAAAGGAGGAGGAGATACGGTGTATGCCATCTTTAACCGCACCTTTACCCGTGGCGGATCAGAACTGCTGGAAGAAATGTTCCGCAGCCCGCTGTCTGATGAAAATGCGATCAATGCACGCAGTGCCATCATCCGTTCCTTTTCTGAGCGGGAAGTTAACTTCCCTTACGAAAGCGAATGGTTCGATGCGGCAGAGCAATACCTGGAAAACACAGATGAACGGACCCGGCTGACAGAAACAGATAATACGCTGAGCAGAAAGTTCAATCACCTGATCGCTGCTGATACGGAATATAAAGCCATTGAAAAAAGCGTACTGAGCCTGATCAGTATCCTACAGGCTACCAGGGCATTTGCCACTACTATCCGGCAACTGGCGGATATAGATGCGCTATTACAAATAGAAGAACTGCAGCCGCTTTTGCAGGAGAGCACTAAACAGAAATTTTCCTTTGCCAGGATAGCGGAGTACGATAAAGTACTTCGCTTCCGGCAGCGGGAGAACATCAAAAAACTGCTGGGGCATATCTACCTGGCAGATGTATACCTCTCTGTTGCACGCACCGCCAGGGAGCGTAAATTTGCCTTCCCTGTGGCATTAAAGAAAGAACTGCAAACTGTGGTGCTGGAAGATTTTTATCATCCGTCTTTAACTAAACCAGTGGTCAATTCTCTGTCTGTTAGTCCCCAAAGCAATATTATTTTTCTGACCGGGGCTAATATGGCAGGTAAATCCACTTTCATGAAAGCGCTGGGTATTACCATGTACCTGGCGCAAATGGGATTCCCTGTGCCTGCTGCAAAAATGGAATTCTCTGTGCGCGATGGTATTTACACTACCATCAACCTGCCGGATAACCTGAGCATCGGAGCCAGCCATTTCTATGCGGAGGTGCTGCGCATAAAAACAATAGCCCGTGAATTAAGCCGGGATAAGTACCTGTTTGTGATCTTTGATGAACTGTTCCGCGGTACCAATGTAAAAGATGCATACGAGGCAACCATTGCTATTACTTCTGCCATAGCGCGGAGGCAGAATTGCATGTTCATTGTGTCCACACACATTATTGAGGCGGGCGATGTGCTTAAAGAGAAATGTGATAACATCAACTTCGTATACCTGCCTACACTGATGGATGGCAATAAGCCTGTTTATACGCATAAGCTGGCCGCCGGTATTACTTCAGACAGGCATGGTATGGTGATTATAAAAAATGAAGGCATCCTGGATATCTTAACCAGGAGAAAATCAATAAAGAAAACCACATGA